One Ananas comosus cultivar F153 unplaced genomic scaffold, ASM154086v1, whole genome shotgun sequence genomic region harbors:
- the LOC109705220 gene encoding uncharacterized protein LOC109705220: protein MEVFSVRQTGLSKTKWNQAPYTPKLNGVAERKNKTIVDMAKLMLKGHDDRKEHVLPHYGYRGVSTLFSRPSMLPLRPPVVGLDPGPEQVGLGYRAVSAVGVTEDVLVRFIVGYYILVDCWERPLYSKYAFLGALRSAAQMVPYEVSIGLILITVLICVGPCNSSEIVMAQKQIWSGIPLFPVLVMFLIPRLAETNRAPSDLPEAEAESVAGYNVEYARDAILNSSLLAEANVSGTHSDLNKGWVFTNLKIQDLGKKKEGHSSFETHECRVGGFCLVIKKGSWVKQTPSLDEHGA from the exons ATGGAGGTTTTTTCTGTTCGTCAGACAGGACTTTCAAAAACAAAATGGAATCAGGCCCCTTACACTCCAAAGCTGAATGGAGTCGCAGAGCGGAAGAACAAAACAATCGTTGATATGGCAAAGTTGATGTTAAAAGGGCATGATGACAGAAAAGAGCAT GTGCTGCCGCACTACGGATATCGTGGCGTGTCCACGCTATTCTCCCGGCCTTCCATGTTGCCGCTCAGACCTCCGGTTGTTGGTTTG GACCCGGGGCCAGAGCAAGTTGGGTTGGGGTATAGAGCCGTAAGCGCGGTGGGGGTGACAGAGGACGTGCTCGTACGGTTCATAGTTGGGTATTATATTCTCGTGGATTGTTGGGAACGTCCTCTATATTCGAAATATGCCTTTCTAGGAGCATTACGATCTGCAGCTCAAATGGTCCCTTATGAAGTCTCTATTGGTCTTATTCTTAT TACTGTACTAATATGTGTAGGTCCCTGTAATTCGAGTGAGATTGTCATGGCGCAAAAGCAGATATGGTCCGGTATTCCCTTGTTCCCCGTATTGGTTATGTTCCTTATTCCTCGTCTAGCAGAAACTAATCGAGCTCCGTCTGATCTCCCAGAAGCGGAAGCGGAATCAGTTGCAGGCTATAATGTAGAATATGCGCGGGATGCGATCCTTAATAGTTCACTGTTGGCGGAAGCCAATGTCTCGGGGACTCATTCTGACTTAAACAAGGGGTGGGTCTTTACCAACTTAAAAATCCAAGATTTAGGGAAGAAAAAAGAGGGGCACTCTTCATTCGAAACTCATGAATGTCGGGTCGGAGGTTTCTGCCTTGTTATCAAAAAGGGGAGTTGGGTAAAGCAAACTCCCTCCTTGGACGAGCACGGGGCTTAG
- the LOC109705223 gene encoding uncharacterized protein LOC109705223, giving the protein MMSIYWSRSFPRSNSSLLLCSGKASQSSVLRLHLREEMFLVDAGPGTQKICMQDEPTGVPINRATRFENKVGSLNVVAGESLIKKRIVERFFIDLVAGESLIKERAAARFNDFVGSLDVAAGEPLLLPRRFRQNRAWIELKKIWRTKKKVKGFIINKVKGGYSVAIAGFITFLPFSPLIKKRIANDRFTIESINSKRRNIVITAADQTRT; this is encoded by the coding sequence atgATGAGCATCTATTGGAGTCGATCATTTCCAAGATCTAATTCCAGTTTATTATTATGTAGTGGAAAGGCCTCACAATCTTCAGTTTTACGCTTACACTTAAGGGAAGAAATGTTTTTGGTGGATGCAGGACCTGGTACCCAAAAAATTTGTATGCAAGATGAGCCTACAGGAGTGCCAATCAACCGAGCCACCAGGTTTGAGAATAAGGTGGGATCCCTGAATGTAGTGGCTGGTGAATCACTGATCAAAAAGCGGATTGTTGAGAGATTCTTCATCGATCTAGTGGCCGGTGAATCACTGATCAAAGAGCGAGCAGCCGCCAGGTTTAATGATTTTGTGGGATCCCTGGATGTAGCGGCTGGTGAACCGCTTCTTCTTCCACGAAGATTCAGACAAAACCGAGCTTGGATAGAACTGAAGAAGATTTGGCGAACGAAGAAAAAGGTCAAAGGGTTTATTATTAACAAAGTAAAAGGAGGTTATTCAGTAGCCATCGCTGGTTTCATTACTTTTCTTCCATTCAGTCCTCtcataaaaaaaaggatagcGAATGATCGATTCACCATTGAGAGCATTAACTCCAAAAGGAGGAATATTGTGATAACAGCGGCAGATCAAACAAGAACttga